One window from the genome of Microcoleus sp. FACHB-672 encodes:
- a CDS encoding Uma2 family endonuclease, giving the protein MLSSPIVLRMPPELQMTDDQFFEFCQINRDLNIERNKTGELLIMPPTGGTTGNRNFNIAVQLGIWAEQDGTGICFDSNSGFKLSMGDKSPDASWMKLERWNALSEEQQEKFVQICPDFVLELRSASDNLKPLQEKMEEYMKEPGCQLGWLIDRKHRQVYIYRPGMPVECLENPDTVSAEPALPGFVLNMSKVW; this is encoded by the coding sequence ATGCTTTCATCTCCGATTGTGTTGCGGATGCCACCCGAATTGCAAATGACAGATGACCAGTTTTTTGAGTTCTGTCAGATTAACCGGGATTTAAACATCGAACGCAATAAAACTGGAGAATTACTAATTATGCCTCCAACCGGCGGAACTACAGGCAATCGGAATTTCAATATTGCTGTACAGCTTGGAATTTGGGCAGAGCAAGATGGCACAGGGATCTGTTTTGATTCCAACAGTGGATTTAAGTTATCAATGGGTGATAAGTCGCCTGATGCTTCGTGGATGAAGCTAGAGCGGTGGAACGCTTTATCAGAAGAACAGCAAGAAAAATTTGTACAAATTTGCCCAGATTTTGTCCTTGAATTACGTTCAGCTTCTGACAACCTGAAACCGTTGCAGGAAAAAATGGAAGAATACATGAAGGAACCTGGATGTCAGCTAGGATGGTTGATTGACCGCAAACACCGGCAAGTCTACATCTACCGTCCAGGAATGCCGGTGGAATGTTTAGAAAATCCCGATACTGTTAGCGCAGAACCGGCTTTGCCAGGATTTGTTTTAAATATGAGCAAAGTTTGGTAA
- a CDS encoding cysteine synthase A, which yields MDIKTGFVGTIGNTPLIRINSFSEETGCEILGKAEFLNPGGSVKDRAALYIIEDAERKGLLKPGGTVVEGTAGNTGIGLAHICNAKGYKCLIVIPDTQSQEKIDALRTLGAEVRTVPAVPYKDPNNYVRLSGRLASEMENAIWANQFDNLANRLSHYETTGPEIWEQTAGKIDAWVTATGTGGTFAGVAMFLKEKKPAIKNVLADPMGSGLYSYVKTGEIHTEGSSITEGIGNSRVTANMEGVPIDDAIQIDDHAAVRVIYQLLKKDGLFMGGSVGINIAAAVELAKQMGPGHTIVTVLCDGGSRYQSRLFNREWLASKGLSPD from the coding sequence ATGGATATCAAAACTGGCTTCGTCGGAACCATCGGTAACACACCGCTAATTCGGATCAACAGCTTTAGTGAAGAAACCGGCTGCGAAATTTTAGGAAAAGCAGAATTCCTCAATCCAGGTGGATCGGTGAAGGATCGGGCAGCTTTATATATTATTGAAGATGCGGAAAGAAAAGGCTTATTGAAACCAGGGGGAACCGTTGTCGAAGGAACCGCCGGCAACACCGGCATCGGTTTAGCGCACATCTGCAATGCCAAGGGTTACAAATGCCTGATTGTAATTCCAGACACGCAATCTCAAGAGAAAATAGACGCATTAAGAACGCTGGGTGCGGAAGTACGAACCGTGCCGGCAGTTCCTTATAAAGACCCCAATAACTATGTAAGACTCTCCGGCAGATTGGCATCTGAAATGGAAAATGCCATCTGGGCAAATCAATTTGATAATTTAGCAAATAGACTATCGCATTATGAAACAACCGGCCCGGAAATTTGGGAACAGACAGCCGGTAAAATTGATGCTTGGGTAACAGCAACCGGCACCGGAGGAACCTTTGCCGGTGTTGCAATGTTCCTCAAAGAAAAGAAGCCGGCGATTAAAAATGTATTAGCCGATCCGATGGGTAGCGGACTCTACAGCTACGTTAAAACCGGCGAAATTCATACTGAAGGCAGCTCGATCACCGAAGGCATTGGCAACAGTCGCGTCACCGCCAATATGGAAGGAGTTCCCATTGATGATGCCATCCAAATTGACGATCATGCAGCCGTGCGAGTGATTTATCAACTCCTCAAGAAAGACGGCTTATTTATGGGAGGCTCGGTAGGAATTAATATCGCCGCTGCGGTAGAATTAGCGAAACAAATGGGTCCTGGTCATACGATTGTAACCGTACTCTGTGATGGCGGTTCGCGTTACCAGTCTCGGCTGTTTAATCGGGAGTGGCTCGCTTCAAAAGGACTTTCTCCCGATTAG
- a CDS encoding MDR/zinc-dependent alcohol dehydrogenase-like family protein codes for MKALWLENNKLQLRDNLPIPEPPAGEALVRVLRAGICNTDIELLKGYYPYTGILGHEFVGVVEQGPENLLNQRVVGEINAVCGKCRFCRSGQPTHCENRTVLGIVNRHGAFAEYLTLPAQNLYPVPDNVATDVATFTEPVAAALEIQQQVPVRPAHRVLVVGDGKLGQLVAQTLALTGCDLLVIGRHRDKLQNLEARGIKTGLADAVTDRTFDISVECTGNPEGFAIARRALRPRGTLVLKSTYAGHLTFDASSLVVDEITLIGSRCGPFPQALQLLSQNAVDVKHLIHAHYSLDEALTAFDRAQHRGVLKILLDIS; via the coding sequence ATGAAAGCACTTTGGCTGGAAAACAACAAACTGCAACTGCGCGATAACCTTCCCATTCCTGAACCCCCTGCCGGCGAAGCACTTGTGCGCGTTTTGCGTGCCGGCATCTGCAATACTGACATCGAACTCCTCAAAGGTTACTACCCTTACACTGGCATCTTAGGTCATGAATTTGTCGGTGTGGTGGAACAAGGGCCAGAAAATTTATTGAACCAGCGGGTGGTGGGAGAAATTAACGCAGTCTGTGGCAAATGCCGTTTCTGTCGTAGTGGACAACCCACCCACTGCGAAAACCGTACCGTCCTTGGCATCGTTAACCGCCACGGTGCGTTTGCAGAGTATCTAACGCTGCCGGCGCAGAACTTGTATCCCGTACCGGATAATGTTGCCACAGATGTTGCTACGTTTACAGAGCCGGTGGCTGCTGCCTTGGAAATTCAACAACAGGTGCCGGTGCGTCCCGCTCACCGAGTTTTGGTTGTAGGGGATGGGAAACTGGGGCAACTGGTGGCGCAGACACTCGCTCTCACCGGTTGTGACCTTTTAGTAATCGGGCGTCATCGTGATAAACTCCAAAACTTGGAGGCTCGCGGTATCAAAACCGGCCTCGCCGATGCCGTCACAGACCGAACCTTTGACATCTCCGTTGAATGCACCGGCAACCCAGAAGGATTTGCAATTGCCCGTCGCGCCTTACGTCCACGCGGCACCCTCGTCCTTAAAAGCACCTATGCCGGCCACCTAACCTTCGATGCCTCTTCTTTAGTGGTCGATGAAATTACCCTCATCGGCTCCCGATGTGGCCCGTTTCCTCAAGCCCTCCAGCTTCTATCACAAAATGCCGTGGATGTTAAGCACCTGATCCACGCCCATTATTCTTTAGATGAAGCCCTCACAGCCTTTGATCGTGCCCAGCACAGAGGTGTTTTGAAAATCTTGCTTGATATTAGTTAG
- a CDS encoding peroxiredoxin, whose translation MTLRLGDTVPNFTQASTHGDINFHEWAGDSWVVLFSHPKDFTPVCTTELGEVARLKPEFDKRNVKALALSVDDVESHKGWVGDIEETQGTALNYPILADPDRKVSDLYDMIHPNANNTLTVRSVFIIDPSKKLRLVFTYPASTGRNFDEILRVIDSLQLTDNYSVATPANWKDGQDCVIVPSIQDPEELKQKFPKGYTPLKPYLRMTPQPNK comes from the coding sequence ATGACCCTGCGCTTAGGTGATACCGTACCCAATTTTACTCAAGCTTCGACCCACGGCGACATTAATTTTCATGAATGGGCTGGCGATAGCTGGGTGGTGCTGTTCTCCCACCCCAAAGACTTCACGCCGGTTTGCACAACCGAACTCGGTGAAGTCGCCCGCCTGAAACCCGAATTTGACAAGCGTAACGTTAAAGCGCTCGCTCTCAGCGTGGATGATGTTGAATCTCACAAAGGCTGGGTGGGCGACATTGAAGAAACCCAAGGGACAGCCCTCAACTACCCCATCTTGGCAGATCCAGATCGGAAGGTTTCTGACCTTTACGACATGATCCACCCCAATGCCAACAATACCTTAACAGTTCGCTCGGTTTTCATCATTGACCCCAGCAAGAAACTGCGTCTAGTGTTCACCTACCCGGCTAGCACAGGGCGCAACTTTGATGAAATCCTGCGGGTGATTGACTCACTGCAACTAACTGACAACTACAGCGTTGCTACTCCCGCCAACTGGAAAGATGGCCAGGATTGTGTGATTGTCCCTTCTATCCAAGATCCAGAAGAGTTGAAGCAAAAATTCCCCAAAGGCTACACCCCCTTGAAGCCTTACTTGCGGATGACTCCTCAGCCGAACAAATAG
- a CDS encoding NAD(P)-dependent alcohol dehydrogenase has translation MQIQTLAAHEKGAELKPFTLEVDSPEGYDCILKVLACGICHSDIHVIDNDWGNSRYPVVPGHEVVGEVVELGNQVKHLKAGDRVGVGWQGSACLQCRDCLRGDENLCDKNEGLIISGYGGFANYLRVDSRFAFPIPAGIKTEAAGPLLCGGVTVYSALRYAGMTSGQEIGVIGVGGLGHMAVQFASKLGNRVTVFTTSDDKAEFASKLGAHDAIVVPAGSSPPQLDRKFNILISTVPAALDWSAYIEYLDSDGTLTVVGVPEEPLSIPLWSLLTKRRRVMSSLIGGRAIITEMLDVAARFGIEPIIETFPLEQVNEAMDKVRSNKVRYRAVLTVS, from the coding sequence ATGCAAATTCAAACACTGGCAGCCCATGAAAAAGGCGCGGAACTCAAACCGTTTACCTTGGAAGTGGATTCGCCCGAAGGGTATGATTGCATTCTCAAAGTGTTAGCTTGCGGTATTTGCCACTCAGATATTCACGTCATTGATAATGATTGGGGAAACTCCCGTTATCCCGTAGTTCCGGGCCACGAAGTTGTTGGGGAAGTGGTAGAGTTAGGCAACCAAGTTAAGCATTTAAAAGCCGGTGATCGTGTTGGAGTAGGCTGGCAAGGTTCGGCTTGTTTACAGTGTCGTGATTGTCTCAGGGGAGATGAAAATCTATGCGATAAAAATGAAGGGTTAATTATCAGCGGTTATGGTGGTTTTGCTAATTATTTACGGGTAGATTCTCGGTTTGCTTTTCCGATTCCAGCCGGCATCAAAACTGAAGCAGCCGGCCCTCTATTGTGCGGAGGAGTTACTGTATACTCGGCTTTGCGATATGCCGGCATGACTTCAGGTCAAGAAATTGGGGTCATCGGTGTCGGAGGACTGGGGCACATGGCTGTGCAATTTGCAAGTAAATTGGGCAACCGGGTAACAGTTTTTACCACTTCTGATGATAAAGCTGAGTTTGCAAGTAAGTTAGGCGCACATGATGCAATTGTTGTACCAGCCGGCAGTTCACCTCCGCAACTCGACCGAAAATTCAATATCTTAATCAGTACCGTTCCCGCTGCTCTCGATTGGTCGGCTTACATCGAATATCTGGATTCCGATGGCACTTTAACGGTGGTGGGAGTACCCGAGGAACCCCTCTCAATCCCCTTGTGGTCATTGCTTACTAAACGTCGTAGAGTCATGAGTTCTCTAATCGGAGGTCGCGCGATTATCACTGAGATGCTTGACGTTGCCGCTCGCTTTGGAATTGAGCCAATTATCGAGACGTTTCCCTTAGAACAAGTTAATGAAGCGATGGACAAAGTCCGTAGCAATAAAGTTCGCTATCGGGCTGTTCTTACGGTTAGCTAA